The Sphaerospermopsis torques-reginae ITEP-024 genome has a window encoding:
- the kdpC gene encoding K(+)-transporting ATPase subunit C has translation MSQRHQISKAIRSTLVLWVITTFIYPLFMLISGQVAFSFQANGSLITNSQGVVIGSALIGQPFTSEKYFWSRPSTTNYSTTNPKNDEAGILKTGVSGASNLAPSNPALLARINGNEGEINKLRKAEIQPTADLVYTSGSSLDPHITPESAKVQISRIAKARGIESQQLEILISQNTDRRFLGIFGEPGMNVLKLNLALDKIR, from the coding sequence ATGAGTCAGAGACACCAAATTAGTAAAGCTATTCGTTCAACTTTAGTTTTATGGGTGATAACAACCTTTATCTATCCCTTATTTATGTTAATTTCAGGACAGGTTGCTTTTTCTTTTCAAGCAAATGGCAGTTTAATTACAAATTCCCAAGGTGTGGTGATTGGTTCTGCTTTGATTGGTCAACCTTTTACCAGTGAAAAGTATTTTTGGAGTCGTCCTAGCACTACTAACTATAGCACCACAAACCCGAAAAATGATGAAGCTGGAATTTTGAAAACTGGTGTATCTGGTGCTAGTAATTTAGCTCCTAGTAATCCCGCATTGTTAGCAAGAATTAATGGTAATGAAGGTGAAATTAATAAACTAAGAAAAGCAGAAATTCAACCAACGGCTGATTTAGTTTATACTTCTGGTTCTAGTCTTGATCCTCACATTACTCCTGAAAGTGCAAAGGTGCAAATTTCACGCATTGCTAAAGCAAGAGGAATTGAATCACAGCAACTAGAAATTTTAATTTCTCAAAACACAGATAGGCGTTTTTTGGGTATATTTGGTGAACCTGGAATGAATGTTTTAAAATTGAATCTTGCATTAGATAAAATCAGGTAA
- the kdpB gene encoding potassium-transporting ATPase subunit KdpB produces the protein MKITKTRQQRKHTPKIKSSGLYSRAFTQAFVKLNPRHLIKNPVMFLVWVGTIITALVTIEPNLFGVTSGNNPRFFNGLITLILFFTLIFANFAEAVAEGRGKAQADSLRATKSDVTAKKLLPDGSIQEVNSTTLRRGDQIKVIAGDVIPADGEVISGVASVDESAITGESAPVLKQPGTDIASSVTGGTRIISDELIIKVTSDPGQSFIDRMISLVEGAARTKTPNEIALTVLLAVLTQVFLVVIATLPTVSVYVKSPVSIAVLIALLVALIPTTIGGLLSAIGIAGMDRVAQFNVIATSGRAVEACGDINTLVLDKTGTITLGNRMAEEFIPVKDHSLDEVAKICLASSIFDETPEGKSIVKLAESLGAKLDFNPQTAEGIEFSAKTRMSGINLPNGVEIRKGAVDAIKGFVRSRNGQFTPELDAAYERVSKLGGTPLAVCQNDEIYGVIYLKDIIKPGIKERFAQMRRMGIKTIMLTGDNRLTASVIAQEAGVDDFIAEATPEDKIEVIRAEQAQGKLVAMTGDGTNDAPALAQANVGVAMNSGTQAAKEAANMVDLDSDPTKLIDIVTIGKQLLITRGALTTFSIANDVAKYFAIIPAIFPGIGVSGLNIMGLASTQSAVLSALIYNALIIPDLIPLALTGVKFRPLTADQLLQRNIFIYGLGGVLAPFIAIKIIDVLIVSVGLA, from the coding sequence GTGATGTTTTTGGTGTGGGTGGGGACAATTATTACAGCTTTAGTGACTATTGAACCTAATCTTTTTGGTGTTACATCTGGGAATAATCCGCGATTTTTTAATGGTTTAATTACCTTGATTTTGTTCTTTACTCTTATTTTTGCCAATTTTGCAGAAGCAGTTGCAGAAGGTAGAGGAAAAGCTCAAGCTGATTCTTTAAGAGCGACAAAATCAGATGTTACAGCTAAAAAACTTCTCCCTGATGGTTCTATTCAAGAAGTTAATTCTACTACTTTGCGTCGTGGCGACCAAATTAAAGTTATCGCTGGTGATGTGATCCCCGCAGACGGAGAAGTAATTTCTGGAGTAGCTTCTGTAGATGAATCTGCTATTACTGGAGAATCTGCACCAGTATTAAAACAACCGGGAACAGATATTGCTAGTTCTGTCACCGGAGGAACACGCATTATTTCTGATGAATTAATCATTAAAGTTACATCAGATCCGGGACAAAGTTTTATTGATCGAATGATTTCTTTAGTTGAGGGTGCAGCGAGAACTAAAACCCCTAATGAAATTGCTTTAACTGTGCTTTTAGCAGTTTTAACTCAGGTTTTTTTAGTGGTAATTGCCACTTTACCAACTGTGTCAGTTTATGTTAAATCACCTGTGAGTATTGCGGTATTAATTGCTTTATTAGTGGCGTTAATTCCTACCACAATTGGCGGTTTATTGAGTGCTATTGGTATCGCCGGTATGGATAGAGTCGCTCAATTTAACGTCATAGCCACATCTGGTAGGGCTGTAGAAGCCTGTGGAGATATTAATACTTTGGTTTTAGATAAAACGGGAACTATTACTTTAGGAAACCGCATGGCTGAAGAATTTATTCCGGTCAAAGATCATTCTTTAGATGAAGTTGCAAAAATTTGTTTAGCATCCAGTATTTTTGATGAAACTCCTGAAGGAAAATCTATTGTTAAATTAGCAGAATCATTAGGAGCAAAATTAGATTTTAACCCCCAAACTGCGGAGGGTATAGAATTTTCTGCTAAAACGCGAATGAGTGGCATTAATTTACCCAATGGTGTGGAAATTCGCAAAGGTGCTGTAGATGCAATTAAAGGATTTGTGCGTTCTCGGAATGGACAATTCACACCAGAACTTGATGCTGCTTATGAGCGAGTTTCTAAGTTAGGTGGTACACCTTTAGCAGTTTGTCAAAATGATGAGATTTACGGTGTAATTTATCTCAAAGATATTATCAAACCAGGGATTAAAGAACGATTTGCCCAAATGCGAAGAATGGGTATTAAAACTATAATGTTAACAGGAGATAACCGCCTTACAGCTTCAGTTATTGCCCAAGAAGCAGGGGTAGATGATTTTATTGCCGAAGCAACTCCAGAGGATAAAATTGAAGTAATTCGCGCTGAACAAGCTCAAGGAAAATTAGTTGCTATGACTGGAGATGGTACTAATGATGCACCAGCTTTAGCTCAAGCAAATGTGGGTGTAGCGATGAATTCTGGTACACAAGCGGCAAAGGAAGCTGCTAATATGGTAGACTTAGATTCTGATCCCACAAAATTAATTGATATCGTGACTATTGGCAAACAATTACTCATTACTCGTGGAGCTTTAACCACTTTTTCTATTGCTAATGATGTCGCTAAATACTTTGCAATTATTCCGGCAATTTTCCCTGGTATTGGTGTGAGTGGATTAAATATTATGGGTTTAGCTAGTACCCAATCTGCTGTTTTATCAGCTTTAATTTACAATGCTTTAATTATTCCGGATTTGATTCCTTTAGCATTAACTGGTGTGAAATTTCGTCCTTTAACTGCTGACCAACTTTTGCAAAGAAATATCTTTATTTATGGTTTGGGTGGTGTGCTTGCTCCTTTTATCGCTATCAAAATTATTGATGTTTTAATTGTGTCTGTGGGTTTAGCTTAA
- the kdpF gene encoding K(+)-transporting ATPase subunit F: MEYLQMAFSKGHRLPLILFLLLCVNVLLAPAVQAAIPGTESRFSAYTITLLGLVTLCLCVYLFVVIFQPERF; the protein is encoded by the coding sequence ATGGAATATTTACAAATGGCATTTTCTAAAGGTCATCGTCTTCCTCTGATTTTGTTTTTACTGCTTTGCGTTAATGTATTATTAGCTCCAGCAGTTCAAGCAGCGATACCTGGAACAGAATCACGTTTTTCTGCTTACACAATTACTTTATTAGGACTTGTTACTCTCTGTCTTTGTGTTTATTTGTTTGTTGTGATTTTTCAACCTGAGAGGTTTTAA
- a CDS encoding sensor protein KdpD — MFYSSTRSPDSSYIRPARRGKHKIFIGMAPGVGKTYKMLEEAHQLKQEGIDVVIGILETHGRKETALKAEGLEVITRKSIIKQNIKLLEMDTEAILERSPQLVLIDELAHTNIPGSDREKRYQDVAVILESGIDVYSTLNIQHLESLNDLVARITGVVVRERIPDRVLDEADEVVVIDVTPETLEERLLEGKIYAANKIEQSLENFFQRRNLIALRELALREVADTVEEEANTSTVVGQIYNIHERVLVCISTYPNSLQLLRRGARLANYMNAPLYAVFIADPERFLTKQESLHIDTCEKLCREFGGEFLHVKSSNVPKEIAQVAATHHITQIVIGESQQPRWKRFIKGSFTQRLMDLIRDKKIDLHIIATEK; from the coding sequence ATGTTTTATTCTTCTACTCGCTCCCCTGATAGTTCTTATATCCGTCCTGCTCGTCGAGGGAAACATAAAATTTTTATTGGTATGGCTCCCGGTGTGGGTAAAACTTATAAAATGCTAGAGGAAGCACATCAACTGAAACAAGAGGGGATTGATGTTGTTATTGGCATTTTAGAAACTCATGGACGCAAAGAAACTGCTCTCAAAGCTGAAGGATTAGAAGTAATTACCAGAAAATCCATTATTAAACAGAATATCAAACTGCTAGAAATGGACACGGAGGCAATTTTAGAACGCTCTCCCCAACTGGTGTTAATTGACGAATTAGCACATACAAATATACCGGGTTCTGATAGAGAAAAACGCTATCAAGATGTGGCAGTAATTTTAGAATCTGGCATAGATGTTTACTCGACTTTAAATATTCAACATTTGGAAAGTTTAAATGATTTGGTGGCAAGAATAACAGGTGTTGTAGTGCGAGAACGCATTCCAGATCGGGTGCTGGATGAAGCAGATGAGGTGGTTGTAATTGATGTGACTCCAGAGACTTTGGAAGAGCGTTTGCTTGAAGGAAAAATCTATGCTGCTAACAAAATTGAGCAATCTTTAGAAAACTTTTTTCAGCGTCGAAATTTGATTGCTTTGCGGGAATTAGCATTAAGAGAAGTAGCAGATACAGTGGAGGAGGAAGCAAATACTTCAACTGTTGTTGGACAAATTTATAATATTCATGAACGAGTTTTAGTTTGTATATCTACTTATCCTAATTCTCTACAATTATTACGCCGTGGGGCGCGACTTGCCAATTATATGAATGCCCCACTTTATGCTGTATTTATAGCTGATCCTGAAAGATTTCTCACTAAACAAGAAAGTTTACACATAGATACTTGTGAAAAACTTTGTCGAGAGTTTGGTGGTGAGTTTCTGCACGTTAAAAGTAGTAATGTTCCTAAAGAAATAGCTCAGGTTGCTGCTACCCATCACATTACACAAATCGTTATTGGTGAAAGTCAACAACCCAGATGGAAAAGATTTATTAAAGGTTCTTTTACTCAGCGATTAATGGATTTAATTAGAGATAAAAAAATAGATTTGCACATTATCGCTACTGAAAAATAG